From Helicoverpa armigera isolate CAAS_96S chromosome 17, ASM3070526v1, whole genome shotgun sequence, one genomic window encodes:
- the LOC110383456 gene encoding uncharacterized WD repeat-containing protein all2124 — protein sequence MEPPEVCRSGSGEAEAPAPLAWLDGVHDLGALCADASQDGQLAATGGQDSLVRVWRAGPAGLEPLGPALSGHLAAVTALRWGRRGARPVLASASLDRTARLWLLADSDMRCVRVVHAHSRYLTCVVLSPDAHYMLTGSNDKSLRMWSLGSLTLDDSLDTPCEALAHFGLGDLEGIGPVEEEEGLEASDELAGQDAEADGSGATRLWREAAHAGAINCIATHGDLVATASSDGRARVLRWHAAAGALEPLHELAAHDYPVMAADFCAAGAALLTAGLDGRACIWDVEVCGEEGQLYAQLHHYEDRCKHYRMFRYPTIVECSVWHLQSGVQLRSLSLPAREGAAGEAGGGGVRAARASPRRPALLLLGTDDGLAPLWSLDQDDPGPLHVYAGHAEAVTCCAWAEDARLLATGDAAGELRVLAPPPRARTLRAEPHAHDPAGGIQSCDFASPSALELPDDTYLLATAGCDSLIKLWLIHYKECTILSVLTPGHDSLDVCPGIRQLSDCTPTLTIGRQHTPIPRVHIGVMECIVACVWCGRAWRCARWCRWRRTAAARRACAGRARGWRARARTAWCACGRRRAAAGARLLAAVRAPAAALAVALAPALLLAGTLPGELLAWRAPPDQPAGLAPDDDEAAPPCFWTREGVARWLREIFLLAGSEMKLHEEEALIQRAEDANLTGSQLLSTPIEKLLETFGYERAEEGAEEGAEEGAEEGAEEGAEVSAARERLRGELQWLRAPPASPQRVSASAGTLSACAVSLTSRRPSTPSLDTSQCRPDHCRVPTHMTVLTAVYLQVVWAQEARAPHALRCPLSHALLREPARAADGFTYERANILDWFIAAEGAVSPISGRRLRNTRVQLNYAVRDQLRDFLLS from the exons ATGGAACCACCAG AGGTGTGCCGGAGCGGGTCGGGCGAGGCGGAGGCGCCGGCGCCGCTGGCGTGGCTGGACGGCGTGCACGACCTGGGCGCGCTGTGCGCCGACGCGTCGCAGGACGGGCAGCTCGCGGCCACGGGCGGGCAGGACTCGCTGGTGCGCGTGTGGCGCGCGGGCCCCGCCGGCCTGGAGCCGCTGGGGCCCGCGCTCAGCGGCCACCTGGCGGCCGTCACGGCGCTGCGCTGGGGCCGGCGCGGCGCCCGGCCCGTGCTGGCCAGCGCCAGCCTGGACCGCACGGCGCGCCTGTGGCTGCTGGCCGACAGTGACATGCGCTGCGTGCGCGTCGTGCACGCGCATTCTCGCTATCTCACGTGCGTCGTGCTCTCGCCAGACGCGCACTATATGCTCACCG GCTCCAACGATAAGTCACTTCGGATGTGGTCCCTGGGCTCTCTGACACTAGACGACAGTTTGGACACTCCGTGCGAAGCGCTCGCTCACTTTGGTCTCGGTGATCTTGAG GGAATCGGGCCAGTGGAGGAGGAAGAAGGCTTGGAGGCGAGTGACGAGCTGGCGGGTCAGGACGCGGAGGCGGACGGCAGCGGCGCGACGCGGCTGTGGCGCGAGGCGGCGCACGCGGGCGCCATCAACTGCATCGCCACGCACGGCGACCTGGTGGCCACGGCGTCCAG CGACGGGCGCGCGCGCGTGCTGCGCTGGcacgcggcggcgggcgcgctgGAGCCGCTGCACGAGCTGGCGGCGCACGACTACCCCGTGATGGCGGCCGACTTCTGTGCCGCCGGCGCCGCGCTGCTCACCGCCGGCCTCGACGGCCGCGCCTGCATCTGGGACGTGGAGGTATGTGGCGAGGAGGGTCAACTTTATGCTCAGTTGCACCATTATGAAGATCGTTGCAAGCACTATCGAATGTTTCGATACCCTACAATTGTTGAATGTTCTGTTTGGCACTTGCAGTCGGGTGTGCAGCTGCGGTCACTGAGCCTGCCGGCGCGGGAGGGCGCGGCGGGTGAGGCGGGGGGCGGCGGggtgcgggcggcgcgcgccTCCCCCCGGCGCCccgcgctgctgctgctggGCACGGACGACGGGCTGGCGCCGCTGTGGAGCCTCGACCAGGACGATCCCGGGCCGCTACA CGTGTACGCGGGGCACGCGGAGGCGGTGACGTGCTGCGCGTGGGCGGAGGACGCGCGGCTGCTGGCCACGGGCGACGCGGCGGGCGAGCTGCGCGTgctggcgccgccgccgcgcgcgcgcACGCTGCGCGCCGAGCCGCACGCGCACGACCCCG CGGGGGGAATCCAGAGCTGCGACTTCGCGTCGCCGTCCGCGCTGGAACTGCCAGACGATACATATCTACTCGCCACCGCCGGCTGCGACTCTCTTATTAAATTATGGCTCATACATTACAAAGAG TGTACTATCCTCAGCGTCCTCACGCCGGGCCACGATTCCTTAGATGTGTGCCCGGGAATCCGACAACTCTCCGATTGCACGCCAACATTGACAATTGGCCGCCAACATACGccaataccccgtgtacacattggtgTCATGGAGTGTATAGTTGCATGTGTGTGGTGCGGCAGAGCGTGGCGGTGCGCGCGGTGGTGTCGCTGGCGGCgcacggcggcggcgcggcgagcGTGCGCTGGGCGGGCGCGCGGCTGGCGAGCGCGGGCGCGGACCGCGTGGTGCGCGTGTGgcaggcggcgcgcggcggcgggcgcgcgccTGCTGGCCGCCGtgcgcgcgcccgccgccgcgctggCCGTGGCGCTGGCgcccgcgctgctgctggcCGGCACGCTGCCGGGCGAGCTGCTGGCGTGGCGCGCGCCGCCCGACCAGCCCGCGGGCCTGGCGCCCGACGACGACGAGGCGGCGCCGCCCTGCTTCTGGACCCGCGAGGGAGTCGCGCGCTGGCTGCGCGA GATATTTTTGCTAGCAGGATCGGAAATGAAACTTCACGAAGAGGAAGCCCTTATTCAAAGAGCTGAAGATGCAAATCTGACAGGATCACAACTTCTATCTACTCCGATAGAGAAGCTACTCGAGACGTTTGGATATG AGCGCGCGGAGGAGGGCGCGGAGGAGGGCGCGGAGGAGGGCGCGGAGGAGGGCGCGGAGGAGGGCGCGGAGGTGAgcgcggcgcgggagcggctgCGCGGCGAGCTGCAGTGGctgcgcgcgccgcccgcctcgcCGCAGCGGGTCAGTGCGTCTGCCGGCACGCTCTCGGCTTGTGCAGTCTCGCTGACCAGCCGCCGACCGTCAACGCCGAGCCTCGACACGTCTCAGTGTCGTCCGGATCACTGCAGAGTACCGACGCACATGACTGTTCTAACGGC tgttTACCTACAAGTGGTGTGGGCGCAGGAGGCTAGGGCGCCGCACGCGCTGCGCTGCCCGCTGTCGCACGCGCTGCTGCGCGAGCCGGCGCGCGCCGCCGACGGCTTCACGTACGAGCGCGCCAACATCCTCGACTGGTTCATCGCGGCCG AGGGCGCGGTGTCGCCGATCTCCGGGCGGCGCCTGCGCAACACGCGCGTGCAGCTCAACTACGCCGTGCGCGACCAGCTGCGCGACTTCCTGTTGAGCTGA